The following proteins are co-located in the Sporolactobacillus pectinivorans genome:
- the whiA gene encoding DNA-binding protein WhiA, whose translation MSFAADTKRELTMLEVDDCCARAELAALTRMNGFVSIRSKRIELDIATENAAISRRIYRLIKQVYHYQIEILVRRKMRLKKNNVYIVRLKETAGPFLRDLRIIDQSSQFTREIAPELVKKKCCRRSYLRGAFLAGGSLNHPESSYHLEIFSNYEEHTYSLAKLMNTFDLNVKVLSRKNGYIIYMKEGEKITDFLSIIGANKALFYFEDIRIVKDMRNSVNRLVNCETANLNKTVGAAMRQMENIHLIEKSIGLDELPEKLREIAELRLQNPDVTLKELGEMVGGEPISKSGINHRFRKIDLIANRIRQGQ comes from the coding sequence ATGTCATTCGCCGCAGATACCAAAAGAGAACTGACTATGCTGGAAGTTGATGATTGCTGCGCGCGTGCTGAACTGGCGGCTTTGACCCGGATGAACGGGTTCGTATCGATCAGGAGCAAACGTATTGAGCTCGATATAGCAACTGAAAACGCGGCTATCTCGCGGCGAATCTATCGGCTGATCAAACAGGTTTACCACTATCAGATTGAAATCCTTGTCCGCAGAAAAATGCGGCTAAAAAAAAATAATGTCTACATCGTCAGGCTTAAGGAAACAGCGGGACCTTTTCTTCGTGATCTAAGAATCATTGATCAGAGCAGCCAGTTTACACGTGAAATTGCTCCGGAACTTGTAAAAAAGAAGTGCTGCAGGCGCTCATACCTTCGCGGAGCATTTCTTGCCGGTGGCTCCCTGAATCATCCGGAATCCTCATACCACCTTGAAATATTTTCTAATTATGAAGAACACACGTATTCTTTGGCTAAACTGATGAATACGTTTGACTTGAACGTCAAAGTGCTGTCCAGAAAAAACGGGTATATCATTTATATGAAAGAAGGCGAGAAAATCACCGATTTCCTAAGTATTATCGGTGCGAATAAGGCACTCTTCTATTTCGAAGATATCCGGATCGTGAAAGATATGCGCAACTCCGTGAATCGGCTGGTCAACTGTGAAACGGCCAATCTGAACAAAACAGTCGGTGCGGCCATGCGGCAGATGGAAAATATACACCTGATTGAGAAAAGCATTGGACTTGATGAACTTCCGGAAAAACTGCGCGAAATAGCCGAGCTCAGACTGCAAAACCCTGATGTTACACTTAAAGAACTCGGCGAGATGGTCGGAGGTGAACCAATTAGTAAATCAGGCATCAATCACCGCTTCCGAAAAATTGATCTAATTGCCAACCGGATTCGTCAGGGTCAGTAA
- a CDS encoding gluconeogenesis factor YvcK family protein has product MTDQKKVVAIGGGTGLPAVLRGLKKCPVDITAIVTVADDGGSSGMLRNELQIPPPGDIRNVLVSLSDVEPVFEKLLQHRFKTDSGLNGHSLGNLLIAALTSITGDFVKGVREMSHILNVHGQVLPAADQSIVLGAVMSDGCIVEGESSIPMANKKIEHVFLKPADIRPLSESVMAIRKADLITFGPGSLYTSVIPNLLVPELAAEVILSKARKVYVCNVMTQKGETDGFSASDHIMAINRHVGCSFIDTIIANNQPIVPSILKRYAAEGAEPVSVDREKLEAQGLNVITAPLIKTAGGVIRHNEAAIAKLLMTLFTEKKV; this is encoded by the coding sequence ATGACAGATCAGAAAAAAGTTGTTGCCATTGGAGGGGGAACAGGACTCCCTGCAGTGCTCCGGGGTTTGAAAAAATGCCCAGTGGATATTACTGCAATTGTGACAGTAGCGGATGACGGTGGAAGCAGTGGTATGTTAAGAAATGAATTGCAAATTCCTCCGCCGGGGGACATACGCAACGTGCTCGTTTCTTTATCAGATGTTGAGCCGGTATTTGAAAAACTTCTGCAGCACCGATTTAAAACAGACAGTGGGCTGAATGGGCACTCGCTAGGCAACCTGCTTATCGCTGCCCTGACATCGATCACCGGAGATTTTGTCAAGGGTGTCAGGGAAATGAGCCACATCCTGAATGTACATGGCCAAGTGCTGCCTGCAGCCGATCAGAGCATCGTGCTGGGCGCTGTCATGAGTGATGGTTGCATTGTCGAAGGCGAATCAAGTATTCCCATGGCCAATAAAAAGATCGAGCATGTTTTTCTGAAACCTGCAGACATTCGACCGCTTTCGGAAAGTGTGATGGCAATCAGGAAAGCTGATCTGATCACTTTCGGACCGGGCAGTCTTTACACCAGTGTTATCCCGAATCTTCTCGTTCCGGAACTGGCTGCGGAGGTCATTCTTTCCAAGGCAAGAAAAGTCTATGTTTGCAATGTGATGACTCAGAAGGGCGAAACAGACGGATTTTCCGCTTCAGATCATATTATGGCTATTAACCGTCATGTCGGATGCTCTTTTATAGATACAATTATCGCGAACAATCAACCGATTGTGCCGTCAATTCTCAAACGCTATGCTGCGGAAGGAGCAGAACCTGTGTCTGTTGACCGTGAAAAGCTTGAGGCACAGGGACTGAATGTGATTACAGCTCCGCTGATCAAGACGGCGGGTGGCGTCATCCGTCACAATGAGGCAGCGATCGCGAAGCTGCTGATGACATTGTTTACAGAAAAAAAAGTTTGA
- a CDS encoding HPr family phosphocarrier protein, producing the protein MIKKIVTVQLKDGLQARPAALFVQEASLFLSQITLEKGGKTANVKSIMGVMGIAPAFGEQFVLKADGPDENEAIAVLAGLIEKAG; encoded by the coding sequence ATGATTAAAAAAATTGTAACTGTTCAGTTGAAAGATGGCCTCCAGGCGCGACCTGCGGCCTTATTTGTTCAGGAGGCCAGCCTGTTTTTGTCACAAATTACATTGGAAAAAGGTGGAAAAACAGCAAACGTGAAAAGCATTATGGGCGTCATGGGTATCGCTCCGGCCTTCGGTGAACAGTTTGTACTAAAGGCCGATGGACCGGATGAAAATGAGGCCATTGCCGTACTTGCGGGACTGATT
- the trxB gene encoding thioredoxin-disulfide reductase: MGSKVADEDKIYDVIIAGAGPAGMTAAVYAARSNMDTLMVERGIPGGQMANTEAVENYPGFESILGPELSNKMFEHAKKFGAVYAYGDIKEIKDGKDFKTVVCGKKEYKARTVIVTTGAEYRKLGVPGEKELAGRGVSYCAVCDGAFFKEKKLAVIGGGDSAVEEGTYLTRFASNVTIIHRRDQLRAQKILQTRAFNNEKVDFIWNTVCTKINGTDGKVSSLTLKNTKTGEETDFPADGVFIYVGMNPLTKAVEALGITDEQGYIVTNEKMETRIPGIFAAGDVRQKELRQIVTATGDGSIAADNAQKYVEKMKDASTVG; encoded by the coding sequence ATGGGATCAAAGGTGGCAGATGAAGACAAAATTTATGACGTGATTATAGCAGGTGCCGGTCCTGCCGGGATGACGGCAGCAGTTTATGCGGCCCGGTCCAATATGGACACGTTGATGGTTGAGCGCGGTATCCCGGGCGGACAAATGGCAAACACGGAAGCAGTTGAGAATTACCCTGGATTTGAATCAATTTTGGGTCCAGAACTTTCTAATAAAATGTTTGAACACGCAAAAAAATTCGGCGCTGTTTATGCCTATGGCGATATTAAGGAAATCAAAGATGGAAAAGATTTCAAAACGGTTGTCTGCGGAAAAAAGGAATACAAAGCGCGCACAGTCATTGTGACGACCGGTGCCGAATACCGAAAACTGGGTGTCCCCGGTGAGAAAGAGCTGGCAGGCCGCGGTGTTTCTTATTGCGCAGTCTGTGATGGCGCTTTTTTCAAAGAAAAGAAGCTTGCTGTAATTGGGGGCGGAGACTCGGCAGTTGAAGAGGGCACTTATCTGACCCGTTTTGCTTCCAATGTGACGATTATTCATCGCCGAGATCAGTTGCGTGCACAGAAAATCCTGCAAACACGCGCGTTTAACAACGAGAAAGTTGACTTTATCTGGAATACAGTTTGCACGAAAATCAACGGAACAGATGGTAAAGTTTCAAGCCTGACGCTCAAAAATACTAAAACGGGGGAAGAGACCGATTTTCCGGCAGACGGTGTATTTATCTATGTCGGCATGAATCCTCTCACCAAGGCGGTTGAAGCTCTTGGCATCACCGACGAACAGGGTTACATCGTTACCAATGAAAAAATGGAGACCCGCATTCCGGGGATTTTTGCAGCTGGGGATGTCCGCCAGAAGGAACTGCGCCAGATTGTGACGGCGACCGGTGACGGAAGCATTGCAGCAGACAATGCACAGAAGTACGTTGAAAAAATGAAGGACGCGTCGACTGTCGGTTAA
- the rapZ gene encoding RNase adapter RapZ, which produces MKDIQVVIITGMSGAGKTVATRIFEDMGYFCIDNLPPTLMPKFIDLIEDSDSDKLNKLALVMDLRGREFFDSLFKSLDAFSKAEKIRPKILFLDANDQTLVRRYKETRRSHPLSPKGRPVEGIRLERKKLEEVKGLAQYYIDTSDLSTRQLRDQIISDFGSESESFRVNLLSFGFKYGLPIDADLVFDVRFLPNPYYIMHMRERTGLDPDVSEYVLKWTETQQFLQKLMELLKFMLPQYKREGKGQLVIAIGCTGGKHRSVALTEWIGKVLSVDYPTSVSHRDIERG; this is translated from the coding sequence ATGAAAGACATCCAAGTGGTGATCATTACAGGAATGTCAGGTGCAGGAAAGACGGTCGCAACGCGTATTTTTGAAGATATGGGCTATTTCTGCATTGATAATCTTCCTCCGACCCTGATGCCGAAATTTATCGATTTGATTGAAGACTCGGACTCAGATAAACTGAATAAACTGGCATTGGTTATGGACCTGCGCGGGCGAGAGTTCTTTGACTCACTGTTCAAGTCACTGGATGCCTTCAGCAAGGCAGAAAAAATCAGGCCTAAAATATTGTTTCTGGATGCTAACGATCAGACACTTGTCAGGCGTTATAAGGAAACACGCCGTTCACATCCGCTCTCGCCTAAGGGACGCCCGGTTGAGGGGATCCGGCTTGAACGGAAGAAACTGGAAGAAGTCAAGGGGCTTGCCCAATACTATATTGATACTTCAGATCTGTCGACACGGCAACTGCGGGATCAGATCATCAGTGATTTCGGCAGTGAAAGCGAATCATTTCGCGTCAATTTGCTCTCGTTCGGTTTTAAGTATGGACTGCCGATTGATGCAGATCTCGTCTTCGATGTGCGTTTCCTTCCAAACCCATATTATATTATGCATATGCGTGAACGGACTGGGCTTGACCCTGACGTGTCAGAATATGTGCTAAAATGGACTGAAACGCAGCAGTTTCTACAGAAATTGATGGAGCTCCTGAAGTTCATGCTTCCACAGTATAAACGTGAAGGTAAGGGGCAGCTGGTGATTGCAATCGGCTGTACCGGCGGCAAACACCGGTCTGTCGCACTGACAGAATGGATTGGCAAAGTGTTGTCTGTCGACTACCCGACAAGTGTGTCGCACCGGGATATTGAGAGAGGATAA